In Lathyrus oleraceus cultivar Zhongwan6 chromosome 2, CAAS_Psat_ZW6_1.0, whole genome shotgun sequence, the DNA window gtggtatacaccattatcaccatgagaataacttatgacactttgcataacattctatatagtattctcataacgggtcaatctagtataaatattactcttaatattcatacctatgtttaagacttgataactccttatccatgatccatgagatgtgatcatcagtctatatacataatagtcttaatgctttaatgttatcccacttcacaataaagctcgactacagatactttaagaatattgtccttatgtttaatgtgatctcatgattaagtcacacttgatacattaaacggactggctattctagggactttattaaacaaacataataaagaaaaagccttttattattaataaataatttgatacaagcaccaaaagtattggcctctagggcttacaccaacaaaaaagagaaaagaaTTTATGTATTTATGAACAAGTATGTATCCTTTATGTATGATTTTATCATTTTTGAATGTTCAATAATGACTAGAAATTTAGGATTGATGACTTCTTGGCAAGTGTATCGATAATGTCAAAGTAATAAAAATATCGAATCCACAAGGACTGCCTTCAAGCAATACAAAATGTGTGCAatgtataaaaactagtaaaaatggGGGTTTTCGAGGTTAAGTGCGAAAATTAAATAGGAGATCAAACAGAATTACGAAAGGGGTCAGGTTGTGTTTTAGAATCCCttatttctctattgttgataTTGATGCATTGCATGAATGATCTTATCACTATAATCCCACGGAGAATTAGCAAAACCATTATAGtcgatccctcacgaaataaATCACTAACCATTACTCAGAACTTTATATCCCTGGTCTGCAAGCGTAAGCAGGGTTAAGAGATGTACAAAATGTTAATTCCttatgccactactcggggtctcatattcctattcaaccaacataagtacaacaatttccctaggtccaacacataggcTAAGGGTCAGTATTTCATATGTGtccaaaatcaatttaaaagagtatctcacataaaaaacattaagaacaataagcaattaaatgacattataaatcaaaaggttcatacaaagtTAAATCAATATATAACCCAATAATAttgaaataggttcatcataacacaacctaactTAGAGGAGCTTATCTACTCATAATTCAGATAACAATACCataattgatagatgaaaataaTATATGAATTCTCTTGAAGTAATGGCCTCCAATGGTTTCAAATGGCCTAAAAAATACTTTAATGCTCTCCAAATCATGCTTTGCTCTCTCAAAATCGTAACCCTTATCAAAGTGCAAAAATCCCCCTTAAAAAGAGCTCAAAATGGACTAGACATGCAGAAAAAGCCCACCATCGCGCGCATGATGACTTGCACGGTGCACACGATGCAATTTTTATATCCCTCATCGCGTGCGATGTTGCACGAAGGTGCATGTGATTGTTTCTGAAGCTGCACTCTTTTTTGCTCTTTTTTCACTCAATATTTCACTAAGTCCGCAAtcttcacacttagctatttttcctcattctttggtctttcttctttattttggctcatctttcacttgttttgatATAATTCTTCGACTAAATTCATACAATGACCGACTGTCATCAAGGATTCTCTAGAAATGATGCATATGAAATACAAATAGATATGCTACATCCATTGATTCAAAGTTTTAATGATGCAATAAATTAGGTTCAAAAGTTCAGTACATACACTATGATTCAACAATGGTATGCGATAATATAGGTTAAAGGTTCAAAATATTCTGAATAATATGCATATACTTCTCGATGAaggttcaaaggttcgacgtATACATGATAATCAAGGTATATAGGGTCATAGTTTCCTGTAAAGACTCATATCACCTCACATGTAGGTACTAGTCTCCAAAGAATAAGGTCCcttaaaaggtccctagagtcataAACCTACTTTTGAGATACCACTGCCTGGAACGAATGACTCGTCGGACAATGATGCTCCCAAAATGATCCACTTTATGCGTGGCGTCTCGTGTTGACCATGATCGAGGAATAACACCAAGTAGGTCAATACGACTCTTTCCATATACTATCCCATGTGCATACTCAACCTCGAGTATAAATTTTTTCTCTCATGTAACATCATAAAGCCCAACCCACAACAGAGAATAAAAACATATATCTAGGACATGATGAATATATAATGCAGTAAAGATGTGATAAATAAAATAACCATAAAGCAAGTAAAACATTAAAGATAAACACCGAAATATGGAAGGAAACAAGCAAAACTAGGCTTGACTTAGGGATTCCACAGCAGAATCGACAATTGTCGCGCCACAAAAAACACCTGAGTGCATCACATGCTCGAAGATACAACAAAatcgccaccaaactttatttattccttaagaaaagggaaaatatcgataaaactcaAGGGAGATAGAAACAAGGTAAGAAAGTTGGTTATGCAAGAGAgaggtattaacacccctcacattCGTTATACTAaatgggaaccattttgattgttctttgtGCGAATGAGTGTTtttatctaaaggttacttgcaaaTGATTAAAGaggaaaaataatttttaaattaatgtgctcaccaaggattcgaaccctcgtgcctacgtattctcatagtgcaatgagaaaattagagctcCATAGTTCATGATAGAAAATACAtatttgttggttgtttttaggAAACATTTATAATCGTATTCTATAAGTGTGTAGACGTTAGCTGATCTGATCCTAGTTTGGATGCTCTAAGCTTTTAGTCTGACTGCTAAGAAACGGATTATAAATGTTCTTTTATGAAGAGAAAATAAATTGTTTTGAAAAAGGGTTGTGTgataaaagaaaagaaagagttgcttgcattgaattaaaaaaaaaggaaaagttGCTTTAATTGAAAGAGAGTTATGAAATGAGGAAGTTTTGtttgaattaaaaaaaagaaGTGAAAAGAGAACATAGTTGTTTGAACCATGATTGTGTTGTTGGAATCCATAGATAGTGTACCTGAACCAGAAATGCAGTGCTAAACTAAGAATGGGGTGTTTTAACCGAGAAACGATGATTAACCATGCATGAGTTATGATATTTTAACCAATGCAGAAAAAGTATGTTAACCAAGAAGTGGTGATTAACCCATGAATTAGAATATGATATTTTAACTGATGAACCATGATTAACCAATGCACAAGGGATATGTTAACAAAGAAGTGGTGATTAACCCATGAATGAGAGGTGTTTGGTTCAGAGATAGGTGTTCAACCATGAGAATATGATTAACCTAAAAAGTGTATGGATGTCCAAAGAGAATTGTGTTTGATCCAAAGAAGaaattattgttgatgttgattgTTGAAGTGTTGAGGTGTTGGGAAACAAGCTCGAAAGTTAATTGATTTGAATTGCTCTAAAGTCTATGACCGAAGGAGAATACTTTGAATAATTGGGGCCTACGTCTCGTATTCAAAGATACttagaacaagaatatgaaaaATACCTCTCATtcttctccattgcttaaggctcatggcacacAATTCACATTATAACTGACAAGTGTCTACATAAGTCTTTTTGTATGCTCGAAGCAATGTGCTTGAATGATGAAGCCCAACATGATCATGTCTTGATATCTAGAGTCTTTAAAGTCTTCATGTAGAGTCTTGAGCTTGAGTTATCCAGTGCAGTGCAATTACAAAAGATCTAACCCAACCAAATGATCAATGAATTTATGATCACCTAATTGGATAGAGGAAGCAAGCAAGTTATTCAGGACAAGTCATATTTATGATCACCTAATTGGATAGTGCAATCAATTGTAATCAATTGATCAAGGATGGACTTAATCAACTAATCAAGGGGCAACGATCATGCTATGGATATTTTGAGCACACAAATTTATTTGATCAAGAACTAAGATTAATAAgcataaaccctaattttctaATTTGACTTAATCGGAAAATTAAAGGGAAAATCTAACTAATTCTAGTTAAGTCCTAATTAAAATCTAAGTATTAATATGTATTATTTTTAAAGTGATAAAAAAAAAGATTTGTGTATTAAAATGCCTTTGAAATGTGTATTTTCAAAATAGAGAAAAATATGCATTAAAAcattaaaaaaagaaaaagaaaaaaaaagagaagaacAAACAAATAAATCATAATTTAGAACACGACTGCAGGGGATGTATCACTGAAATCCAGGGGCTGGTCCAGAAGGGGGCGCTGGGCCAGATTAAAGGCCCATAGTGTTATGCCTTTGCTTGCAATTCAGACTAGGGGGCGTATAAGGAAAATATGGAGTCGCTGTAGTAAAAACTATGGGCCATGTGTTCCAAAAGCCCAAGCAATTCATCAGAAAGGGCACAAGAGAGAAATAACACGGTCGCTCTCTCCTCTCCCCCACATTTCCTCTCTTGCTCGTCTTCACCGGAATTCCCCCCGCCGCACCGGAGGCGAACCTATGAAATTTCTACCATCCAAACGGCCGTCTCAACGCCCTCAAAACCATCGAAGCGGACTTTGATGCAACGAATCTGAAAACCTTAGAATTCCTACTCCCAAAAATTGAAACCCTAAGAGTCTAACGAAGAGCACGGCACAAGGATTTGAACAAGTGTATTTACCTGCGAGACAGAGTTTTGCCCCAGTGGAATTTGAAGATCAAACGCGTAATCAGAAGAAAAACAACAAGTCCAGAGGTAAATCCTTTCCTTGAGCTTGATATGTCTTCAACCGTTCTCCTTCTTCTTCCTGCCTTTTCTTCTTTGAATGTTTTATTGTTGAGTAGAATAGTAAAATAGGAAATGATTGCAGAACCAACTATGGTTGAAGGCGATGGAAGAAAGGATCGTTCTGTTAGTTTGAATTAGTTGTTGAATTTCAGTAATGATTGTGATGTCTGTTAGACTGTTAAGTGAATTGGTATTTGAATGTTAAATGATGATTGTTAATGAATTGAgttgttttgattttgaaattaGTGTTAGAATGCAATGCTAGTAGAACTTATCAACTGTTATGAAACTTGGTTTGGGTATGTTGGCATGGCTGGTTATAAAAGTTAATTCAAACTGAAGCTTTGTTATGGAATTAGTTATTGTATTAAAACAGTTAGTTAAATTGTTAGAAGTTGTTATTTGTTTGAATCTGAACTTGAAGCTTAGTATCTGGTTAGTGAATGGTAATTGAAAACAGAACGATGAAAACAGTTGGTGTGATGAAAACAGTTAGCAAATTAGTTAGTTAAAATGTTAGTAATTGAATTGCTTTGATGTTAGCATTGTTAGTAGTAATTTCAAAAGCTAGTTAGTGAGTGGAAGTTGGTTAAATGAAATTGGATTAGTTCGTAGCAACATGACTGTTAGTTGTTAGGGTTAGAAAAGATGTTTGTTTAGTGTTATGGTGAGGAGTTGGAAAATTGAAATGATGCTACTGAAATATTACTGATTATGAATTTAAATAGGGCTGTTGTAATGAAAATGATGAATCCCAGTTTAGTTAGCTTGCTTATGTTGAATTATGCTAAAGTTAAATTATGCAAATTGTTTGTTGAATGTTAGAACTGTTATGTAAAGTTGCTTTGGTATGTTGATAATTAGGATGGATGGAATTGGTAGTGCTGGCCATCATAGAGTTCTTAGTCATTAAATTATATAAACAATAAACATTTGAAACAGGCATCGAAGTTTTTATATACCAACCTCTTCCGGAACCTTTCACATCACACTCTCTCATTAAGGTACGTACACTCGCCCTTCTCTCCCAAGTCCCTCAAAAGTCTCCAAATTTCAATCTTCAATTTCATTCTCTCTGAATTCGATTCCGATCCAAGGTTCTTTCTCTCTTGATTTTGCATATTATGGCTTGGATAACATGATTTGGAGTTTTGCATGTTATATGTTTTCTAATTAGGGTTATTTAATTGAAATTTCAGATAACCTCCCCTTTTGATTTAGGGTTTTGATTTAAATTTTTATTTCGATTTTCAATCAAATATTTAAGTCAGATGTTGTTTTCTATTATTAGGATTTTTAATTAAAAAGTTTATTTaaattttgattttgattttcaaTTAAACATTAAGATTTTGGGTACAACTACACATGGTCAAATGTACTAGTAATATTAGAAATCATGATGTGTTGCTAGACTCTGCTTCTCCTAATCAATACAATTAATATATATAACAATTAATCATATTAATTATATGACATTTTATTGTCCGGGCTTTTGATGGCGATGATAATGTGGAAACATATGTATTAGGGTTTTTTAGTGTGAATTAGTTGATGTATATTGCTATATTGCTTTTCAGGATCCAACTTGTTACCTACTAATTAAAGCTTGTATAGATATTGTTGACCAAAGTTACACCAATGGTAGCAATGTCATCTCTTCTTGTCAATGGAATTCCCCAATTTCTTCCACAACCCATATCACAAGTTGTGAAAGGGTCTTCGGTTCACGTAAAACTTAACCCAAATTGTACCAAATCAAGAGCTTCAGCTTTCAAGGTTAGGGCAAACAGTTATGATGATGACCAAGTTGACAACTTCCTGAAAAGGGATTATAAGTGGGGATTTAATCAAGAAATAGACTCATTTTCGTTACCCAAAGGCTTATCCGAGGAAACTGTCAGGTTAATATCTGCAAGAAAAAATGAGCCTGATTGGATGCTTGACTTTAGACTTAAAGCATATCACAAGTTTTTGAAGATGAAAGACCCAAACTGGTCTGACAATAAATACCCAAAAATAAATTTTCAGGATCTCTGTTATTACTCTGAGCCTAAGAAGAAACCAACTTTGAATAGTCTTGATGAGCCTGCACCTAAGCTACTCGCCTACTTTGATAGGCTTGGTGTTCCTCTCTTAGAAAACAAGAGGGCTAATGTAGCGGTAGATGTTGTTTGTGATAGTGTTTCGATTGCAACGACTCATAAGAAGACTTTGGAGGAAAAGTCTGGCGTGATATTCTGTGCTATATCCGAAGCTGTAAGGGAGTATCCAGATTTGGTTAAGAAGTATTTAGGAAAGGTTGTCCCTTCTGATGATAACTTTTATGCAGCCTTGAATTCTGCTGTGCATGGTGATGGGACGTTTGTATATATTCCCAAGAATGTCAAGTGTCCAATGCAAATATCAACATATTTTAGGATTAATGCAAAAGAGTTCGGTCAGTTTGAGAGGACATTGATTGTCGCAGAAGAGGGTAGTTTTGTGGAGTACTTGGAAGGGTGTACTGCACCCGTTTACGATACTAATCAGTTACACGCAGCAGTAGTTGAATTATATTGTCATGAAGGAGCAGAGATTAAATACCTGACAAAGCAGGATTGGTATGCTGGTGACGAGCATGGGAGAGGTGGGATATATAACTTTGTCACCAAGAGGGGACTCTGTGCTGGGGTCAGATCAAAGATATCTTGGACACAGGTGGAAATAGGATCAGCAATTACATGGAAGTATCCAAGTGTTGTTCTAGAGGGTGATGAATCAGTAGGGGAGTTTCATTCGGTAGCACTGACTAATAACTATCAGCAGGCAGATACAGGGACAAAGATGTTACATAAGGGAAAGAATACTAGGAGTAGAATCATATCTAAAGGTATTTCTGCTGCGCATTCCAGAAATTGCTATAGAGGACTTGTGCAGGTAATGTCAGGTGCAGACGGAGCTAAAAGCTCCTCACAGTGCGATTCCATGCTTGTAGGAGATAATGCAGCTGCAAATACCTACCCATACATTCAGGTAGTTACGTCTTGAAAATGTTCTATTGATTTTTTGTAATTTTGTTTACATCCTCTTGATGTTAATGTCTATGCCTCGGTTCATGGGTTTCCACTAAAGGTTTTTGCTAGGTTATTCTTGTTTTATATATTACATTTAATGAGGCGTTGTCAAGTTGATTTCTTACTTGGCTTTGCAAATTGACCGTAAATATTTTTGTTTGTGTTGGTATAATATTTTAtgaaaaatatataaataaaaagtTAAACTCTTTCCAATGATATATTTTTCATCAAATATTATACAACACAAACAAAAATACCTATGGCGAAGAGTACTATAGAAATATGATATCTAGGATTTTGATTGTTGCCTCGACGGTGAATTGTCGTGGACATACCATTGCATTATTAAATAATGCTTGAAATTTAATGCCTTGCTTGTGTTTATTGTTCACAGTCTAAGAATCCTTCTGCTCAGATTGAACATGAAGCTACAACATCGAAAATTGGTGAAGATCAGTTGTTTTACTTTCAACAGAGAGGAATCGACTATGAGAATGCCATGTCGGCTATGATAGTTGGATTCTGTAGAGATGTAATCGATGATCTTCCATATGAATTTGCTTCTGAAACAAAACAGTTGTTGAGCTTGAAACTAAAAGGATCTGTTGGTTAGGTTCCATAGCGGCTGGATGCTTTTGCTGCTGAAGATGTTACAGACTGTGTACTTTTGATGAGGTATATGTAAACAATCATTTAGTtctttagtttttttttcttGAACTATGTAACAGTAAAAAGGCAGCATTTCGCACCAAAGGTGTTTTGCCATCATAATCTTTGTTGTTGGGATCAGCTCCAGCACAGATTAGACTTTTCATTATTACTTCTCCTGGAAGAAAATATTCTTCGGGCGAGAAACTAAGAATTACAAATTCCTGGAAATCATCATTATGCCCGATCATTTTAGAAAAGGGTGAAGAAATATGAAATGTAAATTGTCATTTTGCATACTATAGTACGTCGTAATATGTTAACCATGATTGGATTACGGATACAAACATAAGTTCTTGAAAATCTTAAGAGGGTAACTTACAATCTGGTTGATAAATTCTGAAGCGCATCTTCGAAAAAGAGTTACGTTTTCAATGTAAGAATTGTAGAAAGTTTGGGATGTCTACAAGTGCAGAAACAAAAATAGAGGAGGTTATTTAACTGGAAGTTTAACATGTTAAAGAGAACAAACTCTGATTAGGTTCCCATGAAGGAAAAGATTTCAATAATAATGGACATAAAGTTTGCAGAGTCGGTGAGAGATCTTGAAAGTACTTTGAATATTTCAATTCTCTGGAAGTTATAATAGGAACACCTACACAAattattttgaatatttttttatACATTTAGGTGTTAATTAAGATGATTGGACCAACATTCTAAACTAAAAGTATTTGCCAACAAACAAGTTTTGTATGTCTTCCGGATATCAATATTCCAAAAATGTGAATAACTTTCAATCCATGTGTATCCTTCTTTCTCTTGAGGCAGAGTGTTGGCTAGATAGTAAAATATGCATGTTGTTGTATACGATCAGTTTCGAATCCAGATTAGATGCTCAAATATTAAGCATTTCCTTAATCCCTTAACGCCAAGTACGAAGCATTATTTGATACAACTACTAAACCAACATTTTTGTACCCAAGTGTGGTGCAATATCAATATAGGTGTCCATTAACCAGTTAATCGAGGTTGTTACCTTTTGTTTTGCTGATTAAGATTATCACTTCTCATATTTCACATCAAATGTCAATTTACATGGACATACTCAAACATTTTTTGTACCACACTATTCTATCATTGTTAAATCAGGTAGGACATTTGTCTACTGATTCGTCTTCAAGTTCCCTACCAGACAAACTTTCACATGTTAGAGTCCCAcattgaaaaattaaaaattagaaaTTAGAAGAGAATTCACCACTTTATTATAAATTAAGGAACTACTCCACTTAACACCAATTGATTTTAAGATGACACCTCATTGGACTTATCAATTGTGCATGCTCTCTCTCCCACCCATTTAATAAATTTAACTATAATTTTGATTAATATCATCTTATTAAAATAAATACCAAGATTATTAAAAAATAGATTGGAAATGGACCCCTTTCTCTTCATTTTTCTAATGTGACTTATGAACTGTTCATGCTCTCTCTCTCATcctgtcataccctaatttttaatcCTAAGATCCCACATGTTATCTACATCAATTGCACACAAACAAGGCCACATCTTGGTAATTCCCTCTATCTATTTTTGGGTTTGATTCTTGCAGGGATTATCAAACACCTATTTGTTGTTACTTTACCTTTGTATTTTccaacaatatatatatatatatttactGTTGAACTCACTCTTACATATAAAATTTTAAACAATATTATTTTAGTTTAGAAAGTTCAACTGTTAAATAATAATCCAGAACATCCTAATAGTAATTGCACTAAAACACACATAAACAACAACTTCAACTGTAAAATAATAACCCATAATAGGAGCATATGTGATACTTCCAAGACTATGAAAGTGAACATCACAACTACAACCACTTGAGAAGATTTGCTCCCACATGACAGCATTCCGAGACGGATTTGTATAATATCCACCAAGGAGAGCATCAAGAATATCATACCCAAGATAAGCTTTATACCTTCGAGTCAAAGCACTCAACACCACGTTAAGCGCCAGTGCTAGAAATGCAGAGAAGAGAAAAAAAGTGAAGGAGAGTACATCATTTACCATAAGTATCTTCACAACGTCGTCTCCAACATCACAACATGTTCGATTCTCCAAACTTCTTTGATTTGGATTGGTTAAGAAGATCCCAATGAAAACAGCAACACTGAGAAAGGAGTTGGCTGCAAATAAACTGTTCAAGCCACTTTAATGCATGCTTGTTGTTGAGATTCTTGTAGTGTCCTCGTGAATAAGTACAACACTTTCAATGTCCAAGTTTGAAGTTCGTGGTAAATATGGTTGTGCAATGTCTCTGGATTAACATATATCTGTTTCTGCTTCTGCGCTCATTGTGAAGAAAAAGATAAAGCAAATTTGAATATTTTTATACACATTTAGGTGTTAATTAAGATAATTGGACCAACGTTCTAAACTAAAAGTATTTTCCAACAAACAAATTCTGTATGTCTTCCTGATATCAATATCCCTAAAATGCGCATAACTCCCCATCCATGTGTATCCTTCTTTCTCTTCAGACAGAGTGGTGGCTAGATAGTAAAATATGCATGTTGTTGTATAAGATCAGTTTCAAGTCCAGATTAGACGCTCAAATATTAAGCATCGCCTTAATCCCTTAACGCAAAATACGAAACATTATTTGGTACAGCTACTAAACCAACATTTTTGTACCCGAATAACCAAGTGTGGTGCAATATCAATATAAGTATCCAAATATCGGGCTTAAGAAAGTCTTTAACCATCTAATTGAGGTTGTCACCTTTTGTTTTGCTGATTAAGATTGTCATTTTTCATATTTCACATCAAATGCCAATTTACATGGACATACTCAAACATGTTTTGTACCACATTATTCTATCATTATTAAATCAAATAGGACGTTTTGTCTACCGAATCGTCTTCGAGTTCCCTAGCAGACAAGCTTTTACATGTCAGTGTCCCACTTAACACTAATTGATTTTAAGATGGCGCCTGATTGGACTTATGAACTGATCATGCTCTCTCTCTCACcctgtcataccctaatttttaatcCTAAGATCCCACATGTCATCTACATCATttgcacacaaacaaggtcacatcttggtcATTCCCTCTATCCATTTTTGGGTTTAATTCTTgcagagatcaccaaacacctATTAGTTGTTACTTTACCTTTGTATTTATATGATTAATTTCTTATCTAatcactaatcaaaataccaaaaatatgtcttgtttccctTAAGTTTATTATGCAAGGTAAGGGATTTTCAATCAAAAGCATCTCAAATTGTGTGACTTACTTCTTaaagaaagtcaaaggttcatgtgtttatttccatgtcttcttcaacaagc includes these proteins:
- the LOC127117620 gene encoding UPF0051 protein ABCI8, chloroplastic, yielding MVAMSSLLVNGIPQFLPQPISQVVKGSSVHVKLNPNCTKSRASAFKVRANSYDDDQVDNFLKRDYKWGFNQEIDSFSLPKGLSEETVRLISARKNEPDWMLDFRLKAYHKFLKMKDPNWSDNKYPKINFQDLCYYSEPKKKPTLNSLDEPAPKLLAYFDRLGVPLLENKRANVAVDVVCDSVSIATTHKKTLEEKSGVIFCAISEAVREYPDLVKKYLGKVVPSDDNFYAALNSAVHGDGTFVYIPKNVKCPMQISTYFRINAKEFGQFERTLIVAEEGSFVEYLEGCTAPVYDTNQLHAAVVELYCHEGAEIKYLTKQDWYAGDEHGRGGIYNFVTKRGLCAGVRSKISWTQVEIGSAITWKYPSVVLEGDESVGEFHSVALTNNYQQADTGTKMLHKGKNTRSRIISKGISAAHSRNCYRGLVQVMSGADGAKSSSQCDSMLVGDNAAANTYPYIQSKNPSAQIEHEATTSKIGEDQLFYFQQRGIDYENAMSAMIVGFCRDVIDDLPYEFASETKQLLSLKLKGSVG